CTAATCGCCTGAGGGATAGTGTCCGTTCCCGTACCCACGCCGTGGGCACCGGCATCGGTCGTCGCCGGTCCGCAGGCGGCGACGACGATGATCGAGGCGACAAAGGATCGGGAAATGACTGCCCACAAAATGTCAGCGTTCTCAGTTTTTATCTGCACAGACTGAGAACGCCGTTGGCAGTCTTACCGGGACATTCGGGTCGTCGGGTGACCGGTGATCGGGGGGCCTAGCCCGTCAAGACGAACCCCGACAACGACGCGCGGAGCGAGCCCGGAGCCGCGGACCGGGACACAGGGTCACCGGGTACCGGAACAGCGTTCGCCGGTCACCACTCAACGCTTTCCAGGTATCGCGGTGCCGGGTCTCCCGGTTGACCGTCTCTTCACAGCCCGCCGAAAAACCGTCTCGTACTCCTCGAGATATCGCTCGAGATGGCGCCGGCGATACTGCATGATCGATCGCGGGTGCTCGACGGCTTCGATCGTGTCGAAGAAACCGTGCCGCTCGTTGAGACGCTCGAAGAAGTGCAGGTTCTTGTGCTTGCCGATCACGATCGCGTGGTCGGTTCGCCCGCCGAGCGCGATCTGCGCCTTGATCGACTTCACGATGAACGGCTCCACGGCTCGCGCGAGCGCGGGGACGTCGTAGTAGTTGAGATTCAGCCCGCCGCGCGTAAATCCCAACGGGCACATCGCCGTAAGAAAAAAGTGGCGGTAAAAATCCCGCACGCCGCCGTAGCGTTCGATGAAGTCGTAGATGAAGATCGACGACAGCTCGCGCTTGCGTTGCAGGTCGTTGGCGACGCCGCAGAAGTCCGCGAGCGCGACCGGATCGGTGAACGTGATGCCTGTGATGCCGGCGCCGAAGCGGCCAGGGTTGATGCCGAACACGAGGACGCGAGGCGCGGCGTCGGCGAAGTATCGGTCCAAGAAGTCGGCCACGTATCCCATCACGCGGCGGCTCTTGTATGGATTCATGACCTCGACGCCCGGTGGAACGGCAGGCGTCGACAGGCGGCGATAGAATTGAAGCGCGCGGCTCGCGAAGGTGGGGCGATCCATGGCCTTCAAACCTACTGTGCAGGACTCCCCGTCAAACGTGCGCACAATTCCCTACTGACGCGCGACTCTCTTGCCGGCACAGTAGGGAGAGTTACTACTACGACGAGGGGTCCATGACTCGAAGCCGCCTGATGTTCGCTTGGGCCGCGTGCGCGTTGCTCCCAGCGCTGTCGTTCGCGCAGACTCCTCTTCCCCCACCGGCGGATCCGATTCCCGTCGGCAGCGTGAGCGACAAGCTCGGGCTGAAGATGAGCCCGACCGCGCCGCACGAGCTCGATCCGGGCCATAGCGCGACCACGATGCTCGCCGAGCCGAAGAAGCTGGAGCCGTTCATCAAGGGGATGCACGAAGGAGCGCGCGTCACGATCAGCTGTGTTGGATCCGGCCGCATTCGCGTCGAAGCCGAGGAAATGGAGCCGGTTGCCCAGCGCGCGACGGTAACGCTGCACGTCGGACAAGACGGATCGCTGACCCCGGCCGCGGAGCGGCCGCCCGCACCCGCCAAGCCGCCGACACCCTAGGTATGTGCGGCTGGCGGACGCCACGCCGGCGCCCATCGCGGACGCCGGCGCGGTCACGCGTCCGCGATCACCAAATCCATTGCGCCGAGCCGCGCCGCGTCCGAAATCAACTCGATCGACGTCACCATTCCATCGGCGGTCGTGAAGCTGAACACCATCCGCGGGTGGCCGCCCGGCGCCCAAACTAGTCCGGGTGCGCCGTCGATGAGCGCCGGCTGCGCGCCCTTGGCACGACCGACGAAGATCTTCGCGACGTCGCTCGCTCCTCGGACTTCCTCGGCGGATCCAAGCGCGGCCGCCGCCGTACCGACCCGCGCGACGACGTCGGGATCCAGGACGGCAAGCAAAGCCTCGAAGTCCCCTTCGCGCGCCGCGCGCAGAAAGGCGTCGACGACTTCCCGCTGTCGCTCGCGGTCGACATCGGCGTCTTCACTCGTGCCCTGGACTCGTCGACGCGCGCGACTCGCCAGCTGCCGCGCCGCGGTCGGCGTTCGCCCGACGATCGGCGCGATCTCCTCGAAGGGGAGATCGAACATGTCGTGCAATACGAACGAGACGCGTTCGGCGGGGTTCAGCGTCTCGAGCACGACGAGCATCGCCAGACCCACGGAGTCGGCGAGCACGAGCTCATGATCGGCCGCGAGCGTGGCTTCGCGATTCGCGGCTGACTCCAGCGCCGGATCCTCGAGCGTCTCCTCGCGCCTCGAGCGGCGCGAGCGGAGCATGTCGAGGCACACGCGCGCCACGACTGTCGTGAGCCAGCCGCCGAGGTTCTCGACTTGGTCAGCCTCCGCGCGACTGAGGCGGAGCCACGCTTCTTGTATCGCGTCGTCGGCTTCCGCTCTCGAACCGAGCATCCGGAATGCGACCGAGCGCAGTCGTTTGCGATTCTCCTCGAAGGCTTTCGCCAGCATGTCGCGGTCAGCCATGCGTCACATTTCCTGGTTGGGATCCGTCAATGCGCTGTACACGAAGATGACGAAACCAATTCAACGGATGTGACCAGGAGACGACCATGAAACCGCACGTGAGCGCCATCACGCTCGGAGTGAAGGATGTCGCGAAGGCCAAACAATTCTACCACGACGGGCTCGGCTGGCCCGCCTTGCAGGACTACGGCGAGTGGGTGGCGTTCGGCCTCGACGGCGGATCGTCCATGCTCGGGATCATTTCTTGGAAGGCGTTGGCCGCGGAAGCTGGCGTCGGCGCGGACGGCACGGGCTTTCGCGGCGTGACGCTCGCCTACACGGTTCGCGATGAAAAGACGGTGGACCGCGTGATGGCGGAGGCGGAAAAAGCCGGTGCGAAAATCGTCAAACCGGCGCAGAAAGCTCAATGGGGCGGCTACTTCGGCTACTTCGCCGACCCCGACGGCTACCTGTGGAAGGTGGCCGGCGGCAGCGGCGATCAGCCCTTCAACGCCGAATAGCACGGGAAGGGAGGGAGGCGCCAGATTCCTGAAATGCGAGCGGCGCCCCTCGTTGCAGGAACGATCGCCGCGTTGCTCGGCCCCCAGCCACAACGCGGCGATCGATCCGCGATCACGGTCGATCTTCTCGACAATCGTCGGGTCGTCAGCCGCGTGATCAGTTCGGCGCTCTTGCTCCGTCTCGAGAATACGAGCGCTGGCAACGCGCACCAAGGGTGGCAAGTGGAAGTACTACGCCGTCCCGTCACGATCGATTCGAGGAATCTCGTTTATGAGGCGCTCCACGGGCCGGATCCGTCAGACGTCGAAGCGTGGCACGTGGCGGAGAAGCAGTTCCCAAATCAGCGACTCCTCGACGTGAAGGGGTATCCGATCACGATCAGAATCCAGTTGGTCGACCCTAGGATTTCCGGAAAGGGGCCCGACGCCCAATTCATCTCGGGTCGACTTCGGGTGAGGTGGGAGCGGCGTCAGTGAACGTCGAATGGCATCGTGACAATCGAATGCCGAAGAACGCGAGCACGCGGCAGAGGCTTGCGTGGCACCTCGAGCATCAAAGGTTCTGCCAGTGCCGCCCGATTCCTGCCCGGCTCAAGCAGCTGGCCGCGAGATCCTCGGTTTCAACAACAGGCTCGCGCTTTTCCATCCGCGAATTGCTGAGCGGCGGCGACCGGCGCGGGATCGCGGGCTCGAACAAGGTCCGAGCGCTCGTGGAAGGAGATCCGTCGCTCGTCGACACGCTGGCCGCGCTGACTGGAGACGAAGACTGGCTCGTCTCGCAGCGTGCGCTCGATCTGCTCGAGAAGCTCGCGCACGACCACCCCGAATGGGTCGAGCCGAACAAACGCGTGTTCATCGGCCCGCTCGCCGAGAGCGACAAGTGGGAGGTCAGGCTCCAGATCGTCCGCGCGCTGCCGCTCTTTCGTTGGACGCCGGCGCAGGAGCGCCGCGTCGAGGACATTCTGATGGAGAACGTCGACTTTCCGCAGACGTTCGTTCGGGCGTGGGCGCTCGACAGCCTGGCCACGCTGTCGGCTCGAAAACCGCGCCTCGGCCAAACGGTCGACCGCAAGCTGCGCGCGTTCGAACGCTCGTCGAGCAAGGCGCTTCGGGCGCGAGCGCGAAACATTCGTGCCCGAATTGCCGCGACGAAATCCAACGTATCCGCGACGCGAGGACGAGATGACTGAGTGGTCGGCCGCTCGCGCGGGAGCGAGTTGACTCCGGGCGATCGGCGCGAGAAGTTGGCGCGTGACCGCCGAACTGCTCTTTCGCCTCATCGCGGACAGTCCAGGAACGTCAGGCGACTTCGTCGACGTGACCGCGGGCGTGTCGTGCCGCGGATTCACCGGCGCGACGCGATTCGCCATCGCGCGTCGAGACCTTTCCGCCTTCGCGGCCGAAGTTGCCGCGCTGCACCGCCGAGACGCCGACCAGGCGCAGCTGATCGGCGGTTGGGACGCCGCCAGCGAACGGTTGCGTCTTCAAGTGACGCGCGCCGGGACCACCGCTGCCTGCACCATTCGCATCCGCGTCGCCAGTCCAGGCGCTCGTACTGATCAGTGGGATCGCGCCGAGACGCAGTTCGTTTGCCCTGCGAAGTCCGTGACCGCGTTCGCCGAGGCGCTTACGTCCGGGACGGCGAAGTCCGCGCAGTTAGTTGGAGACGCTGAATCGACGCTGTGATCGGAGATCGGGTTACCGACTCTTATTCCGCGGCCCGGGTACCCGCCAGGCTCTCCCGGAACAACGCGACCAACGTCCGCCAGTGACGCTCAGTCGCCGCCGCGTCGTGCACCGGCATGTCCGCGGGCACGAACCCGTGACGCGCTTGATATGTCTCGACGACGTGATCGACGGCTGCGTCGGTGAGCGCCTGCTCGAGCCGGGCCTTCTGTGCGTCGTCGAACCCGGCGTCGTCGATCGCGCCCGCGACGTACACGCGCGCCTGAATCTTCGGCGCCAGTCGGTGGGGGCTGTTCGGATCGTCGGTCGCGAGGCCGCTCGCGTGATACGACGCAATCGCGGCGACGCTCTCCGGAAACGTCCCTGATGCCGCGAAGGCGAGCCGGCCGCCCATGCAGTAGCCGGTCATTCCGATCCGCGATCCCGTCACCTTGCGCGAGTTCGACAAGAACGCCAGAAACGATTTCGTGTCCCGCATGATGTTCGGAATCGTCGCCGACGGAATGACTCGCGTCATGAGATCCTTACGCACGTCGGGATCGGTGAAGGCTTTCTTCGGATCGACCGCTGTGAACGCGATCCGATAGAAGAGATTCGGCAGCAGCACGACGTAGCCCTCGTCCGCGAGCTTCTGCGCGATGTCGAACAGCGCCGGCCGAATTCCGACGCCGTCCATGTACATGAGCACTCCCGGCCACGGCCCCGTGCCGGTCGAGGGCTCGAATACGCTGGCCGGACAGACGCCGTCTTCCGTCTCGATTCTGACTTCCTGTCGCGACATCACCCCTCCGATCTCAGTTGTTCCGGACTACCGGCCCGCCGGCCTACCGGCGAACCCTACTCGACCATCACCTCCGCTTCCGCCGACGGCGCACCCCGCCGCAACAGAACCACCAGCGGAAGCCCGATCACGAACAGCGACGTCACCAGCAGAAACACGTGGTTGTACGCGAGCACGCTCGCTTGGCGGCCGATCATGTTGTCCATGATGTGCATCGCCTGCTGCGTCGCGGTGTAGTGGTCCGCGCCCTTGCTCTGCATCGCGCTCGCCAGTCCGCTGACCATCGCCGATCCCATGCGCGACGCGCCGGCGTCTTCCGAAAGCAGCGCGTGATAGCGCACCGCGCTCGTGTCGAGCGTCGTCGCGGCGATCGCGATGCCGACGCTGCCCATCACCTGGCGCACGACGTTGTAGAGCCCGGCCGCGGCGGTCATTCGTGCGCGCGAGATCGTCGACAGCGCCGCGGTGCTCAACGCGACGAAGATCAAACTGAACCCCACGCCCTGCCACAGCTGGGGCCAGAAGAGATCCCAATAGCCAACCTGCGCCGTGAGGCGCGCCATTCCGTAGAACCCGATCGCCGCGATGACGAGCCCAGTCCCTACCAGCACGCGCGGCCCGAGCCGATTGTAAAAACGTCCGCCGATCGGCATCAGCACCGCCATCGCTAGACTGCGCGGCATCAGCGTGAAGCCCGACTGCATCGCGTTGTATCCCAGCAGGCGCTGCAGGAACACGGGGAGCAGAAACAGACTCCCATTGAGCGCCAGCCCCAGTACTCCACCGAGCATCGTCGCCGAGCTGAATGAGAGGTTCTTCAAGATCCTCAAGTTCACCGCCGGCTTCTCGGTGGTCAGCTCGCGCCAAACGAAGAGCAGCAGACCGAACGTGGCGACCACGGCGAGTCGAATCACGTAGCCCGACTGGAACCAGTCGTGCCGCTCGCCTTCCTCGAGCAACAACTGGAGCGATCCCAGGCCGACGACGAGCAGCCCCAGCCCCGGCCAGTCGATGTAGCCTTTCTCACGAATGAGATACGGCGGATCTTCGATGTAACGCGAGAGCAGAATCAGCGTGACGATGCCGACGGGCACGTTGATGTAGAACACCCAGGGCCACGAATACTGATCCGTGATCCATCCGCCCAGCGTCGGCCCGAACGCCGGCGCGAGCACGGCGCCGAGTCCGTAGAGACCCATCGCGATTCCCTGCTCTTCCGGCGGAAAGCTCTCGCGCAGAATCGCCTGCGACACGGTGAGCAGGACGCCGCCGCCGAATCCCTGTACGATCCGGAACGCGATCATCTCGCCGAGCGTGTGCGCCAGCCCGCAGGCCATTGACGCCAGCGTGAAGATCACGACGCTCGCCATGTAGAAGCGTTTGCGGCCGAACCGCGCCGAGAGCAGCCCGGTGATCGGCATGACGATCACTTGCGCCAGGATGTACGACGTGACGACCCACGTGATTTCTTCCAGCGTCGCCCCGAGGTTGCCGGACATGTCCGGCAGCGCGACGTTCACGATGCTCGAGTCGAGCACCGCCATGATCGTCGCCGTGAGGACGGTGCCGGCGATCACCCACTTGTGAGGCGGCACCTTCACCGCTTCCGCGCGCGCGATGCGCGCCCGCGGTCGCACTGCGGTCGTCACGCGCGCTTTTCCGGCGGCTGTAGACTGGCGACCAACATGTCCACGGCGGAGTCGACCAACCGCTCTCGGTCGATCGCCAATCCGGGCACTGAGTCGGCGTAGCGCTGCCACGCGAACTGGGCGAGCACTCCCACGAGCGCGATACGAGCCGTGACCTCGGCGTCCGCGTCGCGCCGAAACTCTCCGCTGCGCTGCCCTTCGACGATCAGCGACTCCACGACGCGCCACCACCGCAGCGGGCCGTTGGCGACCCAGTGGCGGTAGACGTTCGGCGCCTCGTGCGCGATCGCGTGGAGGAGCAGCAGCACGTCGCGGCGAATCGGATCATCGCCGCCGAACGCGCTGCGAAACAGCAGGCGAATGCGAGTGGTCGCCGACCCGTGCTCGCTGTCGAGCGCGCCCTCGAGGCGCGCGAACGCGCGCTGTTGATGATGCTCGAGCGCGCTCGACAGCAACTGTTCCTTGTTGTCGAAATAGTGATACACCGCCCCCTTGGTCACGCCGGCCGCGGCGGCGACCTCCTCGAGCGTCGCGCTTCGATAGCCCCGAGTCGCAAACACGCGGAGCGCTGCCTCGAGCAGCTCGCCGGGCCGTTCGGCCGGACGTCGTTCCCAGCGCAGGATCTTGGACTTGGTTCGCGGCATCTGGAAATAATATACTCACGAGTATGTTACTCGGTTGGGCTTTCTTCCAGCGCTGACAGGTTGAGGCTGGGGCGCGCCCTCCCGACACGGAGCGTCGCGCGGCGCGGAGGGTCCCGCCTCTGCTTAAGTCCGCGTACCCAAACGATCTCCGGAACGCAAGGCCGTTTTCGTATCCAAAATCCAGTCCTGGCCGCTAGGCGAATCGCGGCCCATGTGATAACCTTTGCGCCACCCCAACCACTCGCCCACTCATATGAAGGGTTTGCCCCGGTGACTGAGGCAGCTGAAGCGGCATCACGGACAATCGCGCGAGACGCGGCGCCCGCCATCCTCCGAGGCCGGTGGTGGCAGTTGTCGCTCGGAATTGTTTGCATGTCGATGATCGCCAACCTGCAGTACGGCTGGACGCTCTTCGTCAATCCGATCCACGACAAGCACGGCTGGAGCATCTCGGCGATTCAGTTCGCCTTCTCCGTGTTCGTCGTCATCGAAACCTGGTTGGTCCCGTTCGAGGGATACCTCGTCGACAAGATCGGCCCGAAGCTCGTCGGGGTCGTCGCCGGATTGCTCGTCGCGCTGGCCTGGGTGATCAATTCGATGGCCGACTCGCTGCCGATGCTCTACCTGGGCGCTGTCGTCGGCGGAATCGGCGCGGGCGCGGTGTACGGTGCGTGCGTCGGGAACGCGCTCAAGTGGTTTCCCGACCGGCGCGGGTTGGCTTCCGGACTCACCGCGATGGGATTCGGCGCCGGGTCGGCGCTGACGGTTTTCCCGATCGCAAACATGATCAAGTCGCAGGGCTACGAAGCGACATTTTTCAAGTTCGGCATCGCCCAGGGCATTGTCGTTTTCCTGGTGAGCTGGTTCCTTCGCGCGCCGGATGCGAAGACCGAGGCCTCGTTGCCGAAGGCGACGAATACGGGCAGGTTCCGCGTCGCGACGCGCGAGTTCACGCCGATGGAAACGCTCAAGACGCCGGTGTTCTGGCTGCTGTACGCGATGTTCATGTTGACGGCGACGGGCGGCCTCATTCTCACCGCCCAGCTCACGCCGATCGCGAAGGATTTCGCGGTCGCCGAGGCTCCGGTTGCGCTGCTCGGCATTACGCTGGCGGCGCTCCCGTTTGCGCTATCGATGAACCGCGTGCTCAATGGGGTCAGCCGGCCGTTCTTCGGATGGATGTCGGATCACCTGGGTCGCGAGCGCACGATGTTCATGGCGTTCTCGCTCGAGAGCGTCTTCTTGCTGCTGCTCATTCCGTTCGGCAAGATCCCGGTGCTGTTCGTAATTCTGAGCGGACTCGCGTTCTTCGCCTACGGCGAGATCTACAGCCTCTTTCCCGCCATCTGCGCCGACGTGTACGGCAAGACGTTCGCATCGGCCAACGCGGGTCTGCTCTACACGGCGAAAGGAGTCGCGTCGCTGCTCGTTCCGGTGGCCAGTGTCGTGGCGGCTACCAGCATCGGATGGCACGCCGTGTTCATCGCGACGGCGGTCATGAATCTCGTCGCCGCGGGACTCGCTGGAGGAATGCTCGCGCGTATGCGAGCGCGCACCAAGTGAGCTCGCGAGGCGCGACCAGGTGAAGATCGCCGTCGTCGGGGCTGGCGCAATCGGCGGATACGTGGGCGGATGGCTCGCCGCGGCGGGCGAGGACGTCACCTTCATCGCGCGCGGCGCCAATCTCGACGCGGTCCGCCGGTGCGGCATGCGCGTCATCGGCGAAGACGGGCTCGAAATCGTCGCGAGCACTGTCGCCGCGCACCAGAAGACGGCCGACGCCGGCGTGCAGGACGTCGTCGTGCTCGCGGTCAAGGCGCATCAAGTCGCGGCGATCGCCGGCGACCTCGCTCCGCTCTGTGGCGACGAGACGACGATCGTGACGATGCAGAACGGGATCCCCTGGTGGTATTTCCACAAACAGGGCGGCCCCTTCGACGGACGACCCGTTCACGCCGCCGACCCCGACGGCTCGATCGCCAAGACGATCGATCCCAATCGCATCCTCGGCTCGATCGTCTATCCGGCCGCGGTGCTCGAGTCACCAGGCGTCGTCCGAGTCGTCGAGGGAAAGCGCTTCACGCTCGGCGAGCCGGACGGCTCGACCTCGCCGCGCGCGCAGGCGATTTCCGCCGCGTTCACGCGAGCGGGTTTCAAGGCGCCGATCACGGACGACATCCGCGGCGAGATCTGGCTCAAGGTCTGGGGCAACCTGAGCTTCAACCCGATCAGCGCGCTCTCGCACGCGACGCTCGTCGATCTGCTGCAGTTTCCGCTCACACGCCAGTTGAGCATCGAGATGATGCGCGAAGCGGAGGCCATCGCCAAGAAGCTCGGCATCACCTTTCGCGTTGGCATCGACAAGCGAATCGCCGGTGCCGAGAAGGTGGGTGCGCACAAGACGTCGATGTTGCAGGACGTGGAAGCGGGGCGAGCGATCGAGCTCGAGGCATTGGTCGGGGCCGTCGTCGAGCTCGGCCGTCTCACCGAGACGCCGACGCCCCACATCGACGCGGTGTACGCGTGCGCGAGTCTCTTGGGGAAGACGCTTGCCGACCAGCACGGCCGGCTGGCCGTCGCTAGGATGTGACATTCAAGACGTGACTCACGGAGTGAGGTAAATGAGTTCCACGATTCAGGATCTGCTGAAGGCTGGAAGAGACGACGCGACGGCGCTCGGTTCGCCGGGCGGCGTTCCGCTCACATATCGCGCGCTCCGCGCACACGTCGCGGACGTCGTGCGCGCGCTCAACGCTCAGGGCATCGGCGCCAACGACCGCGTCGGCATCGTGCTCGACAACGGCCCGGAGATGGCGGCCGCGTTCCTCGGCATCGGCTCGGCGGCGACCGCCGCTCCGCTCAACCCGAGCTATCGCGCCGAAGAGTTCGAGTTTTATCTCACCGATTTGAACGCGAAGCTGCTCGTCGCCGCGCAGAGCAAAGACTCGCCGGCCATCGGCGTCGCGCAGAAGCTCGGCGTTCCCATCGCCCGCCTCGTGCCGACGCCCGAAAAGGGCGCCGGCAGCTTCGGCCTCGAGTTCGACGAAGCGAGGGCTCGCTCCGACGCGAAACCGCGCGCCGCGACTCCGGATGACATTGCTCTGGTGTTGCACACCTCGGGCACGACTTCGCGTCCGAAGATCGTGCCGCTCGCGCACAAGAACATCGCCGCCTCGGCGTCGAACATTCGCCGGACGCTGTCATTGACCGCGAACGACCGCGGCCTCGTGATCATGCCGCTCTTCCACATCCACGGCCTGATCGCCGCGCTCTCGGCGCCGCTGTCCGCCGGTGGTGAGGTGTGCTGCTCGCCGGGATTCAACGCGCTCAAGTTTTTCTCGTGGTTCTCCGACGTGCGCCCGACGTGGTACACCGGCGTACCGACGATGCACCAAGCCATTCTCTTGCGCGCGGCAAACAATCCCGACTCGCTCAAGGGGCATCGTCTTCGTTTCATCCGCTCGTCGTCGTCCGCGCTTCCGCCGACGGTGATCTCCGAGCTGGAGCGGGTGTTCGGCGTGCCGGTGGTCGAGGCGTACGGCATGACCGAGGCGACGCACCAGATGGCGAGCAACCCGCTGCCCCCGGGCAAGCGCAAGCCTGGAACCGTCGGTCCGTCCGGCGGCCCGGAGATTCGCGTCGTCGACGAGACGGGAACGACGGTGCCGACCGGTTCGCCCGGCGAGATCGTGATTCGCGGACCGAACGTGATGCGCGAGTACGAGAACAATCCGAAGGCCAACGCCGACGCGTTCTACGACGGCTGGTTCCGCACCGGCGACCAGGGCGTGATGGACGAGGACGGCTACGTCGCGATCGTCGGCCGCCTGAAGGAAATCATCAACCGCGGCGGCGAGAAGATCTCCCCACGTGAAGTCGACGAGATCATCATGGAGCACCCCGCCGTGCACCAGTGCGTGACGTTCGCGATGCCGCACGAGATGCTCGGCGAAGACGTCGCGGCGGCGATCGTGTTAAAACAGGGTTCACAAGCGACTGACCGCGAGCTGCGCGATTTCGCGTCTTCTCGGTTGGCGCCGTTCAAGGTGCCGAGGAAGATTCTCATTCTCACGGAGATACCGGTGGGCGCTACGGGCAAGCTGCAGCGCATCGGTCTCGCACAGAAATTGGGGTTGTCGTGATGGCGACTGCACAGAAGAGCAGGCCGGCCGAGACGTCGGGCGCGCCGGCACCGATCAATCCGCCCGAGCGGCTGCTCATGGGCCCCGGCCCGAGCAATCCCGATCCGCGCGTGCTCGAGGCGATGACGGCCAATCCCGTCGGCCACCTCGATCCGTATTTCGTGAAGGTGATGGACGAGACGATGGACGCGCTGCGAAAAGTCTTTCGCACGACGAACCACCACACGATTCCGATCTCGGCCACCGGTTCTGCCGGGCTCGAGTCGATCACGCTGAACTTGATCGAGCCGGGCGACGAAGCGGTCGTTCTCGTCAACGGCTACTTCGGCGCGCGCCTGGCCGAGATGGCACGACGCGCCGGCGCGAACGTTCGCGTGCTGGAGTCGGCCCCGGGCGAGATCGCCGACCCCGCGGCGCTGGAGAAGCTGATGCGCGAGAAAGCGGCCGACGTCGTCGCGTTCGTGCACATCGAGACCACGACGGGCGCCCGCCAGGCGATCGAGCCGATCGTCGAAGTCGCGCGCAAGCACGGCGCGCTCGTCGCTATGGACTGCGTGACGTCGCTCGGCGGTCTTCCGCTGGACATCGACGCGCTGGGCGTCGACGCGGCGGGCAGCTGCAGCCAGAAGTGCATCGGCGCACCGCCGGGCCTCGCGCCGATCACCGTCGGTCCACGCGCGATGGCGAAAGTGCGCGCGCGCAAGGCGAAGCCGCAGACCTGGTACTTCGACTACAACCTTCTCTTTCAGTACTGGGGCGAAGAGACCGCGTCGCGGACGCGAGCGTTCCACCACACGGCGCCGATCGCCAGCATTTATGGATTTCATGAAGCGCTGCGTATCGTACTCGAGGAAGGCCTCGACAACCGCTACGCTCGGCACGAGGCGGCGCACGACGTGCTCGTGCGGGGCCTCGAGAAGCTGGGGCTGGCGCTCTTCACTCCCGAGGCGAATCGCTGCGCGACGATCAATCTCGTGTCTGCGCCCGCGGGGATCGACGAAGCGAAACTGCGAAAGCGCCTGCTCGACATGGGCGTCGAAATGGGCGGCGGACTCGGCACGCTCGCCGGCAAAGTGTGGCGCATCGGCGTGATGGGCTACAACGCTCAGACGCCGCGCGTCGAGAAGTTCCTCGGCGCGCTCGAGGAAGCGCTACGCGCGGAGGGCTGGAAGTAGGACGAGCATGAGGGGTCATCGAATTCAAGGTTTCATCAACATGTTCGTCGGGATCGTCATGGTTCTCCAGGCGACTCACGAGACCACATCGCCATGACCGCGTAGGCACCCCATGGGATCCCGCGACGGGGAGGCGGCCGGCACGCCGGTTGCGTGCGCTTCCGAACACTCTAATTTGTCCTTTAGTAGGTTCACTGGCGTTTCGGTGTCAGCGACCACGATCTCACGGAGGATCGATGTTTAGAGCGCTCGTCTCCGGCATTGCCCTCGTCGTTACGTCAGCCGCCGCGACGACCCGGGCTCCAGCCGCCTTCAGCCTCGTGCTCGAATCGACTCCCACCGGATGGGCCGCTCGCTGCGACTCCGGTTGCCGGTGGCACGAGCTCTCGTTCAACTGCGAGCGTGCCTGCGGCGCCATCGTCGATGCCAATGGCGTCGTGACGCTCGCCACGCCGCAGCTCGACCAGGCTGCGTTTCGCTTCATAGTGGAGCG
This window of the Gemmatimonadaceae bacterium genome carries:
- a CDS encoding 2-dehydropantoate 2-reductase translates to MKIAVVGAGAIGGYVGGWLAAAGEDVTFIARGANLDAVRRCGMRVIGEDGLEIVASTVAAHQKTADAGVQDVVVLAVKAHQVAAIAGDLAPLCGDETTIVTMQNGIPWWYFHKQGGPFDGRPVHAADPDGSIAKTIDPNRILGSIVYPAAVLESPGVVRVVEGKRFTLGEPDGSTSPRAQAISAAFTRAGFKAPITDDIRGEIWLKVWGNLSFNPISALSHATLVDLLQFPLTRQLSIEMMREAEAIAKKLGITFRVGIDKRIAGAEKVGAHKTSMLQDVEAGRAIELEALVGAVVELGRLTETPTPHIDAVYACASLLGKTLADQHGRLAVARM
- a CDS encoding acyl--CoA ligase: MSSTIQDLLKAGRDDATALGSPGGVPLTYRALRAHVADVVRALNAQGIGANDRVGIVLDNGPEMAAAFLGIGSAATAAPLNPSYRAEEFEFYLTDLNAKLLVAAQSKDSPAIGVAQKLGVPIARLVPTPEKGAGSFGLEFDEARARSDAKPRAATPDDIALVLHTSGTTSRPKIVPLAHKNIAASASNIRRTLSLTANDRGLVIMPLFHIHGLIAALSAPLSAGGEVCCSPGFNALKFFSWFSDVRPTWYTGVPTMHQAILLRAANNPDSLKGHRLRFIRSSSSALPPTVISELERVFGVPVVEAYGMTEATHQMASNPLPPGKRKPGTVGPSGGPEIRVVDETGTTVPTGSPGEIVIRGPNVMREYENNPKANADAFYDGWFRTGDQGVMDEDGYVAIVGRLKEIINRGGEKISPREVDEIIMEHPAVHQCVTFAMPHEMLGEDVAAAIVLKQGSQATDRELRDFASSRLAPFKVPRKILILTEIPVGATGKLQRIGLAQKLGLS
- a CDS encoding alanine--glyoxylate aminotransferase family protein, whose product is MATAQKSRPAETSGAPAPINPPERLLMGPGPSNPDPRVLEAMTANPVGHLDPYFVKVMDETMDALRKVFRTTNHHTIPISATGSAGLESITLNLIEPGDEAVVLVNGYFGARLAEMARRAGANVRVLESAPGEIADPAALEKLMREKAADVVAFVHIETTTGARQAIEPIVEVARKHGALVAMDCVTSLGGLPLDIDALGVDAAGSCSQKCIGAPPGLAPITVGPRAMAKVRARKAKPQTWYFDYNLLFQYWGEETASRTRAFHHTAPIASIYGFHEALRIVLEEGLDNRYARHEAAHDVLVRGLEKLGLALFTPEANRCATINLVSAPAGIDEAKLRKRLLDMGVEMGGGLGTLAGKVWRIGVMGYNAQTPRVEKFLGALEEALRAEGWK